In one Candidatus Eisenbacteria bacterium genomic region, the following are encoded:
- the mce gene encoding methylmalonyl-CoA epimerase, with product MKIIRVDHVGIAMKEIESIAPLLRALFPDREPHVEMVPDQGVKTTSHRAGETSLEFLEGTGADGPVDRFLAKRGNGIHHISLALEDLEEALAELRKAGIPLIDEKPRRGAEGKRIAFLHPKGTGGILIELCEA from the coding sequence TTGAAGATCATTCGCGTCGATCATGTCGGGATCGCGATGAAGGAGATCGAATCGATCGCTCCTCTTCTCCGCGCCCTCTTTCCCGATCGGGAGCCCCATGTGGAGATGGTTCCGGACCAGGGGGTGAAGACGACCTCCCACCGCGCGGGGGAAACGTCCCTCGAGTTCCTCGAGGGGACCGGCGCGGACGGCCCGGTCGATCGGTTCCTCGCGAAGAGGGGGAACGGCATCCACCACATCTCGCTCGCGCTCGAGGATCTCGAGGAGGCTCTCGCGGAGCTTCGGAAAGCCGGCATCCCTCTCATCGACGAGAAGCCGCGGCGCGGCGCGGAGGGGAAGCGGATCGCTTTCCTCCACCCGAAGGGGACCGGCGGGATTCTGATCGAGCTGTGCGAGGCGTGA